In one window of Prionailurus bengalensis isolate Pbe53 chromosome B3, Fcat_Pben_1.1_paternal_pri, whole genome shotgun sequence DNA:
- the ZBTB25 gene encoding zinc finger and BTB domain-containing protein 25 isoform X2: MYTGKGPKQIVDHSRLEEGIRFLHADYLSHIATEMNQVFSPETVQSSNLYGIQISTTQKTAVKPGLEVKEAPSSNSGNRAAAQGDHPQLQLSLAIGLDDGTADQQRARPAAQALEEHQKPPVSIKQERCDPESVISQSHPSPSAEVTGPTFTESGIKIHLCHYCGERFDSRSNLRQHLHTHVSGSLPFGVPASILESNDLGEVHPLNENSEALECRRVSSFIVKENEQQPDHSNQGTTEPLQISQVSLISKDSEPVELNCNFSFSRKRKISCSICGHKFLRKSQLLEHMYIHKGKSSRYNRCQRFSNAVAQRFQPYCDSWSDVPLRSSCLSQEQLDSSCALESELTQESVDTILVE; encoded by the coding sequence ATGTATACGGGGAAAGGGCCAAAACAGATTGTGGATCATAGTCGTCTGGAGGAAGGGATTCGATTTCTTCACGCCGACTACCTTTCTCACATTGCGACTGAAATGAATCAGGTGTTCTCACCAGAGACTGTGCAGTCCTCCAATCTGTATGGCATTCAGATCTCAACAACCCAAAAAACAGCTGTCAAACCAGGGCTGGAGGTCAAAGAAGCTCCTTCCAGTAACAGTGGCAACAGGGCTGCTGCGCAGGGCGACCACCCCCAGCTGCAGCTCTCTCTCGCTATTGGGCTGGATGATGGCACTGCCGATCAGCAGAGGGCACGTCCTGCTGCCCAGGCCTTGGAGGAACACCAGAAGCCCCCAGTGTCCATCAAGCAGGAGAGATGTGACCCAGAGTCTGTGATCTCCCAGAGCCATCCCTCACCCTCAGCAGAGGTGACAGGCCCCACTTTCACCGAAAGCGGTATCAAAATACACTTATGCCATTACTGTGGGGAACGTTTTGATTCCCGTAGTAACCTAAGACAACATCTCCATACCCACGTGTCCGGATCTCTCCCGTTTGGTGTCCCTGCTTCCATTCTGGAAAGCAACGACCTTGGTGAAGTGCATCCACTTAATGAAAACAGTGAGGCTCTTGAATGCCGCAGGGTCAGCTCCTTCATTGTCAAGGAGAATGAGCAGCAGCCTGACCACTCAAACCAGGGTACCACCGAGCCTCTGCAGATCAGCCAAGTGTCTCTGATCTCCAAAGACTCAGAGCCAGTAGAATTaaactgtaatttttctttttcaaggaaaagaaaaatcagctgTTCCATCTGTGGTCATAAATTTCTCCGAAAAAGCCAACTGCTGgaacacatgtatatacacaaagGTAAATCTTCCAGATACAACCGATGCCAAAGGTTCAGTAATGCGGTAGCCCAGAGATTTCAGCCGTACTGTGACAGCTGGTCTGATGTCCCCCTGAGAAGTTCTTGCTTATCGCAAGAACAGTTAGATTCATCCTGTGCCTTAGAGTCAGAGCTCACACAAGAAAGTGTGGACACTATCCTTGTGGAGTAG